The DNA region GAGTGCGACGCAACACTCCCATGCCCAAACGGACATCCCTGTACCGGCTGCTCTTCCGGCAATCCCGGTGTTTGCATGTGATCGTTCATCGCGCGCTCCTCAGGTCACAGCGCCGCGTGCGGCAAATTCAGGCGCACGCCAGGTCTCTTGCGTGAGTACCTCGCGCAACGTCTCCACGGCATCCCATACATCGACAAAGCGTGTGTACAGCGGCGTAAAACCAAACCGCAGCACATGTGGTTCGCGATAGTCGCCGATCACGCCGCGCGCGATCAACGCCTGCATCACCTCATAACCATGCGGATGTTCGAAGCTCGCATGCGAGCCGCGCTGCGCATGCTCACGCGGCGTGACGAGCTTCAACGAAAATTCGCCGCAGCGCGCTTCGACGAGTTCGATGAACAGATCCGTCAACGCCAGCGACTTCTTCCGGACCGCTTGCATGTCGGTTTGCAGAAACACGTCGAGCCCGCATTCGACGAGCGACATCGACACCATGGGCTGCGTGCCGCACAAGAAGCGGCCGATGCCGTCGTCGGGCTGATACGCCGGGTCCATCTCGAACGGCGCGCGATGACCCCACCAGCCGGACAGCGGCTGAGCAAAGTCGTTTTGATGCCTCTTGGGCACCCACACGAACGCCGGCGAACCCGGGCCGCCGTTCAGATATTTGTATGTGCAGCCGACCGCGTAGTCCGCGCCGACGCCGTTCAGATCGACCGGCACCGCGCCCGCCGAATGCGCGAGGTCCCACAGCGCGAGCGCGCCTTTGTCGTGGATCAGCTGGGTGAGCGCCGCCATGTCGTGCATGTAGCCGGTGCGGTAGTTCACATGCGTGATCATCGCAATCGCGGTGTCATCGCCGATCGCGGCGGGCAGTTCGGCAGGATCGTCGACCAGACGCAATTCATAGCCACGGTCGAGCTGCTCGATCAGTCCTTGCGCGATGTACAGATCGGTCGGGAAATTCGAGCGCTCTGAAACGATCACGCGACGCTTTGGGTCGCGTGCATTCGCTACCCGCACCGCAGCGGAGAGCAGCTTGAACAGATTGATCGAAATCGTATCGGTGATGACCACTTCGTCTTCCGCCGCGCCGATCAGCGGCGCGAGCTTGTTGCCGAGGCGGCGCGGCAGAGCGAACCAGCCAGCGGTGTTCCAGCTGCGAATCAGGCCTTCGCCCCACTCGGCGGCGATCACGGTCTGCGCCCGCTGCGCGGCGGCGGTCGGCGGCACGCCGAGCGAGTTGCCGTCGAGATAGATGGTCGTCGACGACAGCGCGAATTGATCGCGCAACGGCGCCAGCGGGTCGGCGTTATCGAGCGCCAGTGCTTCTTCACGGTGGTTCATGGTGATTCCGTCAGTCAGATCAGAGGTAGTCAGTGAGACTCGGGCAGCGCGCGCAATACCGCGCGCACCGGGCTTGCGTCGAGTGTGGTCAGCTTGAGCGGCAGCGCGATCAGTTCGTAGTCGCCGGCGGCGACGTCGTCGAGCACGATGCCCTCGAGAATCGCCATGCGATGCACGCGGATGCGATGGTGAGCGTCCATCGTCTTCGACTCCTGCGGATCGAGCGACGGCGTGTCGATGCCGATCAGCTTCACGCCTCGTGACGCCAGCAAGTCGATGGTGTCCGGCGCGACCGCGCAGAACGCGCTGTCCCAGGCTGTGGTCGGCGCATTTCTGTAAGTGCGCAGTAAGACTCGCGGCGGGAGGTCGTCGAGCGAGCCGGTCAAGTGTTGTGGCGTCACAACAGGCGCCGCGCCGATGCAATGAATCACGCGACATCGGCCGAGGTAGGCGTCGAGCGGGACTTCGCCGATCGCGGCACCTTCGGCGTCGTAGTGCAGCGGGGCATCGGTGTGCGCGCCGGTGTGCGGCGACAGCGTCAACCGCGCGACGTTGACGGGCGAGCCCGCCTCCATGCGCCACACGCGCTCGATACCCACCGGCGTATCGCCCGGCCACACGGGCGTGGCGCAATCGACGGCAGGGGTGATGTCCCAGAGAGTTGGCATAGTCGCATCAACGGTTTGTGTCTATCCGGAAATGATAGGTGGCTTGACACGAAATGTGATTGCGAAAAAATCTCCTTCTACGCCGTGTCTTGGAACATAATTTGAGATAAATGGGAAAGGGAGACCGAATATGAACGCGATCTCGCTCGACGCCACCGATTGCCGTATTTTGACGGTGCTTCAGCAAGAAGGACGGATCAGCAATCTCGACCTCGCGGAGCGCATCTCGCTCTCGCCGTCAGCCTGTCTGCGACGCCTGCGCCTGCTCGAAGAGCAGGGCGTCATCGAACATTACCGCGCGTGTCTGAATCGCGAAGTGCTGGGTTTTGAACTGGAAGCGTTCGTGCAGGTGTCCATGCGCAACGACCAGGAGAACTGGCACGAGCGCTTTGCGGAAGCGGTGCGCGACTGGCCGGAAGTGGTCGGCGCGTTCGTCGTGACCGGCGAGACGCACTATCTGCTGCGCGTGCTCGCGCACAATCTCAAACACTATTCGGATTTCGTGCTGCAGCGGCTCTACAAGGCGCCGGGCGTGATGGATATTCGTTCGAATATCGTGCTGCAAACACTCAAGGAGGATTCGGGCGTGCCGGTGTCGTTGGTGAAGAAAGCCAGTGGGCATAGCGCGACGCACAACGACCGCTGAGTGCGAGGACCGCGGCGCAATCAGAGCGGCTTGAGTCCGTGAAACAGGCCGTTCTGAAATACGAGCGGCGCGATTTCGGCAGCATGCTCATGCACACCGCAGCGCTCCACTTCGCCGACGAAAATCACGTGGTCGCCTTCTTCGTAACGGCTGCGGTTATGGCATTCGAACCAGGCGAGCGCGCCGTCCAGCACCGGCATGCCGGTGTCGCCTTCCGCGTGCGACACGCCTTCGAAGCGGTCGCCCTTGACGGTCGCAAAGCGCTTGCACAGATCGAGCTGCGACGCGGCCAGCACGTTGACCACGTAGTGACTGTTGGCGCGGAACACGGGCATGGACGCCGAGCGCGTGGCGAGACTCCACAACACCAGCGGCGGATTGAGCGAAACCGAATTGAACGAACTGGCCGTGATGCCGATCAATTGGCCGGACGCCGCGCGCGTCGTAATGACGGTGACGCCGGTGGCGAATTGGCTGAGCGCCTGTTTGAAGGCGTTCTGGTCGAAGTTGGGCGGGCTGGCGCGCTTCATTGGGCGCACGCCCCTGGCGCAAACCGGCCGAACCCCGGGATGAACCTGCCGCGCGTGCGGCCGAAAACAAATGATTCGAAAGTCATAGTGAAAATCGTCGATTTGTCCCAATTTTAACTGCAATCGCGGCGGACAGGCCGTGAGCCTCAGCTAGTGAGTGAAAAACCCGCTAAGCTGGAAAGCTCGGTCGTGGCATGAGCGTTGCGGCAAAGCGTGGACCGGCATCGGCCGATTATGAGTTCAAGGAGCGCGCAGTATGAGTCAGACAGGCGAAGTCGCCACTCTCGGCGGCGGTTGTTTCTGGTGCCTCGAAGCGGTGTATCTGGGCGTCGAAGGCGTGAACGCGGTGGAATCGGGTTATGCGGGCGGCCAGACCCGGCGCCCGACTTACGAGGACGTGTGCGATGGCGAGTCGGGCCACGCGGAAGTCGTGAAAGTCGACTTCGATCCGGCGAAGATCAGCTATCGCGAGATTCTCGACATTTTTTTCGCAATCCACGATCCGACGCAATTAAACCGCCAGGGCAATGACGTCGGCACTCAATACCGCTCGGTGATCTTCACGCATTCCGAAGCGCAGCGGGAAACGGCGCTGCAGGCGATCCGCGAGATTGGCGAACAGCAGGTTTACGACGGCCAGATCGTCACCCAGGTGCTGCCGCTGGACGGCAACTACTGGCCCGCCGAGGCTTACCACCAGAACTATTTTGCGCATCACCCGAACCAAGGCTATTGCTCGTTCGTGGTGGCGCCGAAGGTGGCGAAGTTTCGTCAGAAGTTTGCTCACCGGATCAAGGTGAGCTAGCGGGCCGAGAGGCCGGTTGGGCGCTTTTTCCTTAAGCGCCGGAGTGGGGCGGTTTCTCGTTCTCGTCGGCCGGCGTGGGCTTACGGTCGTGCTCGTGCTCGTGTTCATGCTCGTGTTCATGAGCCAGCCGCGCATACGCCTCGATGATTGCCCGCGCCAACTCCATGCAACTCAGCGGCGCCGAGCCTTCCGCTTTATTGTTGATCGCGATCACCACCGGCTGGCCGGCCAGCGCGTAGCGCGCGGCCAGTTCGGCGAGTGAAGCGCGGGTCGCGGGATCCGGGTCGACCAGCTGGTTGAACGGCTCGTACTTTGCCTTGGCCTGTTCGTATTTGAAACCGCCGTGCAGACTCCAGCGCACGATCAGCGGCCCGGCCGGTTCGCCGTCGAGCAGCGCGAGCGCCGCGGCCTGGCGCAGCGGGTCGGGCATGCGCGCGTGAATCCCCACGCAATAGCGCACGCCCGCCGTTTTGAGCGTGCGGATGAAGCGCGGCGTGAGCAGGCTCGCATCGCGGATTTCGATCGCGTAGCGGGTGCCGTCGGGCAGCCTGGGCAAGGCCATCAGGAATTCGCCCAGCCGTTCGATGAATGCCGCCGGCTGCGCGAGCATCGGATCCGGCAGCGGCGAGAGCTGGAACACCAGTGCGCCGGCCTTGGCGCCGAGCCCTTCGAGACAAGGCGTGACGAATTCGTCGATCGCCATTTGCGGGTTCAGGAAACACGGGTTCATCGAGACCGGCTCGCCGCGTTCGGCACGCACGGTGGCGTCGGTGATGGTCATCGGCGCTTTGACGATGAAGCGGAAGTGCTCGGGCACTTGCTGCGCGTAGCGCAAATACTCGGTGACCGTGAGCGCCTGATAAAACGACCGGTCGATGCTGACGGTCTTCAGTAGCGGATGCGCGCCGTAGGCCGTGAGACCTTCGCGGGAAAGCTTGCTGTTGCTGTACTCGTCGCCGTAGACGATGCCGTTCCAGCCCGGAAACGACCACGTCGACGTGCCGAGGTGGATCTGCGCAGGCAATTCGGCCGCGAGTGCGAGCAGATCGGGCGAGGGCGGGGCGGCGAGGATTTCGCGGCCGCGGCGCTTTTTCGGGGTGTCGGCGGGGAGGTGGGCGGTGTCGGCGTCAGGCGCGGCGCCGGCGCCGTCCGGCTGCGATACGGCGCCGCCGGTGTACGCGCGTGGCGGCTTGATCCGGGCCTCGTCTTTCGATGCCGGCGCCTCCGCCGGCATCCCGAATAGATCGAACTGCACGGCTTCACCCGCAGCGGGCAACTCGCCTTCGACCGGCTCTCCAACTTCGCTTGTCCCGCTCTGGTCCATCGGTGTTCGACCTGCTGTTCAAAGGTTGCGCTGCGTCGCCCGCTCATGCACGGCGCCGCGGCGCAACCGGATTACAGCGGTTTGTCGTACATATAGCGGCGCGACCACGGCAGGGTTTTCGCGCTGCGGCCGGCTTTGCGGCACACCACCTGGTAGATCGAGACGTCGTCGTTTTCGAACGCATAGGCGCAACCGGCGAGGTACACGCGCCAGATGCGGAATTTCTCGTCGTCGACCAGCTTGCGGGCTTCTTCCGCATGCGTTTCGAAATTTTCCGCCCAGATGTCCAGCGTGTGCGCATAGTGACGGCGCAGGCTTTCGACGTCAACTGCTTCGAGCCCGCCGCGCTGCATGGCTTCGAGCGCGAGGCTGATATGCGGCAGCTCGCCGTCCGGGAACACATAGCGGTCGATGAATTCGCCGCCGCCGAGCGCGGTCTCGCCACTGTCCGCATCGCTCGACGTAATACCGTGATTCATCGCGATACCGTCGTCCACCAGCAGATCGCGGATCCTCTCGAAGTAGCCCGGCAGATTCTTGCGGCCCACGTGTTCGAACATGCCGACGCTCGTGATGCGATCGAATTGCCCTTGAACGTCGCGGTAGTCCTGCAGACGAATCTCGATCTGGCTTTCGAGGCCCGCGGCTCTCACGCGCGCGGTGGCGAGATCGAACTGGTTCTGCGAGAGCGTCACGCCCACGCACTTCGCGCCGAACTTCTGCGCCGCGCGCAGCACGAGCGCACCCCAGCCGCAGCCGATATCGAGCAGGCGCTGCCCCGGCTGCAACTGGATCTTGGTGAGGATGTGGTCGATTTTCTTGATCTGCGCGGTGGCGAGATCTTCGTTGCCGTTCTCGAAGTACGCGCACGAGTACACCATGTTCTCGTCGAGCCACAGCTTGTAGAACTCGTTCGAGACGTCGTAGTGATATTGGATCGCTTTCTTGTCCGACGCCTTCGAATGATTGAAGTAACGCCGCACGCGCGCCAGCTTGCCCGCGCTCGTGACCGTGTTGCGCGCCAGTTCGTAACCGACATTGATGATGTCCGACAGCTTGCCCTCGATGTCGATCTTGCCCTTCACGTATGCCTCGCCGAGATTGTCGAGGCTCGGTTCGAGCAGATAGGGCAGCGCCGTGGCGCTTTTGACATGGAGCGTGACCTGAGGCGCGGCAAACTGCCCGAAGTCGTGTTGCTGACCGTCCCACAGCACGAGGCGCGCCGGAACGTTAGCCTTGGTTTTTACATCTTCCACCCACTGCGCCAGCTTCTTCTCCCAGAACATGTGATCTCTCCGTGTCCGTTGAATTAAAGCAAAGCTTGTGTGGACCGCAGCTCGATGCGGCGCAACTCCCATGCCGCGAGATGCCATCCGGCCGGCGCGCGCTGCTGCGTTGGCAACGCACTGCCGGCGTTGTATTCCGATTCAGGGCGACAGGCGGGAGATTTGCCAGTCGCTGTTTTCGCCCGATCGAGTGTAGAGCAGGCGGTCGTGCAGACGCGACGGCCGGCCCTGCCAGAACTCGATTGCTTCGGGCACCAAACGATAGCCGCCCCAGTGCGGCGGACGCGGCGGTTGATCGCCGAATTGCAGGCTGAATTCGCGTTCGCGTGTTTCGAGCTGCGAACGGCTTTCAATTGGCTGACTTTGATTGGACGCCCACGCACCGATGCGCGAACCGAGCGGGCGCGATGCGAAATACCCATCGCTTTCTTCCGCGCTGGTTTTGACGACGCGGCCCTCGACGCGTACCTGGCGCTCCAGTTCAATCCAGTAGAACAGCAGGCTGGCGTAGGGATTGGCCGCCAGTTCGCGGCCTTTACGGCTTTCGTAATTGGTGAAGAACACAAAGCCGCGTTCGTCGACGCCCTTGATCAGCACGATGCGCGCCGAAGGCCGGCCGCGCGAATCGACCGTGGCCACCGTCATGGTATTCGGCTCGGGCAGTTGGGCGTCTACCGCCTGTTTGAACCACGTATCGAATTGGCGAAACGGGTTGCGGTCGACATCGCCGACGTCCAAAGAACCCAGCGAATAGTTTTTTCGAAGTTTGGCGAGTGAGGTCATGTTCTTATGCGAACGCTACAGTTCAATCAGTATAGCTAAGGCGCTAATTTTTTGCGCGCAGCCACGTCAAGGTCCGGTGTGGTGAACGGGCCATGCCGGCGCGCCGCGCCCCTCGCTGCTGTTCTTTCCACGCCAATGCAACTCGATGGGTTCAGGCAAAATACGGGGCTGCGTACGCATGCGCGTCGCCACTATGTGTTTTTGCCTGACCAACGAGCCCTGCCACCATGTCCAGCACCATCGCGCCATCCGATCTTACTACCAGCCTCGCCGGGAGTGAAACCGCCGACCGCGCGCGGCGCTTCGGCGGTATTGCCCGCCTGTATGGCGCGCCGGCGCTTGCCGCATTCGAAGGCGCGCACGTCGCGGTGATCGGCATTGGCGGCGTGGGCTCGTGGGTGGCCGAGGCGCTCGCGCGCAGCGCGGTCGGCACGCTCACCCTGATCGATCTCGACAACGTCGCCGAGAGCAACACTAACCGGCAGATCCATGCGCTCGACGGCAACTACGGAAAACCGAAGGTCGAAGCAATGGCCGAACGCATCCTGGCGATCAATCCGTTTTGCGACGTGCGCCAGGTCGAAGACTTTGTCGAGCCGGATAACTT from Paraburkholderia aromaticivorans includes:
- the kynU gene encoding kynureninase, coding for MNHREEALALDNADPLAPLRDQFALSSTTIYLDGNSLGVPPTAAAQRAQTVIAAEWGEGLIRSWNTAGWFALPRRLGNKLAPLIGAAEDEVVITDTISINLFKLLSAAVRVANARDPKRRVIVSERSNFPTDLYIAQGLIEQLDRGYELRLVDDPAELPAAIGDDTAIAMITHVNYRTGYMHDMAALTQLIHDKGALALWDLAHSAGAVPVDLNGVGADYAVGCTYKYLNGGPGSPAFVWVPKRHQNDFAQPLSGWWGHRAPFEMDPAYQPDDGIGRFLCGTQPMVSMSLVECGLDVFLQTDMQAVRKKSLALTDLFIELVEARCGEFSLKLVTPREHAQRGSHASFEHPHGYEVMQALIARGVIGDYREPHVLRFGFTPLYTRFVDVWDAVETLREVLTQETWRAPEFAARGAVT
- the kynB gene encoding arylformamidase yields the protein MPTLWDITPAVDCATPVWPGDTPVGIERVWRMEAGSPVNVARLTLSPHTGAHTDAPLHYDAEGAAIGEVPLDAYLGRCRVIHCIGAAPVVTPQHLTGSLDDLPPRVLLRTYRNAPTTAWDSAFCAVAPDTIDLLASRGVKLIGIDTPSLDPQESKTMDAHHRIRVHRMAILEGIVLDDVAAGDYELIALPLKLTTLDASPVRAVLRALPESH
- a CDS encoding Lrp/AsnC family transcriptional regulator, whose protein sequence is MNAISLDATDCRILTVLQQEGRISNLDLAERISLSPSACLRRLRLLEEQGVIEHYRACLNREVLGFELEAFVQVSMRNDQENWHERFAEAVRDWPEVVGAFVVTGETHYLLRVLAHNLKHYSDFVLQRLYKAPGVMDIRSNIVLQTLKEDSGVPVSLVKKASGHSATHNDR
- a CDS encoding flavin reductase family protein, translating into MKRASPPNFDQNAFKQALSQFATGVTVITTRAASGQLIGITASSFNSVSLNPPLVLWSLATRSASMPVFRANSHYVVNVLAASQLDLCKRFATVKGDRFEGVSHAEGDTGMPVLDGALAWFECHNRSRYEEGDHVIFVGEVERCGVHEHAAEIAPLVFQNGLFHGLKPL
- the msrA gene encoding peptide-methionine (S)-S-oxide reductase MsrA yields the protein MSQTGEVATLGGGCFWCLEAVYLGVEGVNAVESGYAGGQTRRPTYEDVCDGESGHAEVVKVDFDPAKISYREILDIFFAIHDPTQLNRQGNDVGTQYRSVIFTHSEAQRETALQAIREIGEQQVYDGQIVTQVLPLDGNYWPAEAYHQNYFAHHPNQGYCSFVVAPKVAKFRQKFAHRIKVS
- a CDS encoding DUF72 domain-containing protein: MDQSGTSEVGEPVEGELPAAGEAVQFDLFGMPAEAPASKDEARIKPPRAYTGGAVSQPDGAGAAPDADTAHLPADTPKKRRGREILAAPPSPDLLALAAELPAQIHLGTSTWSFPGWNGIVYGDEYSNSKLSREGLTAYGAHPLLKTVSIDRSFYQALTVTEYLRYAQQVPEHFRFIVKAPMTITDATVRAERGEPVSMNPCFLNPQMAIDEFVTPCLEGLGAKAGALVFQLSPLPDPMLAQPAAFIERLGEFLMALPRLPDGTRYAIEIRDASLLTPRFIRTLKTAGVRYCVGIHARMPDPLRQAAALALLDGEPAGPLIVRWSLHGGFKYEQAKAKYEPFNQLVDPDPATRASLAELAARYALAGQPVVIAINNKAEGSAPLSCMELARAIIEAYARLAHEHEHEHEHEHDRKPTPADENEKPPHSGA
- a CDS encoding SAM-dependent methyltransferase, whose protein sequence is MFWEKKLAQWVEDVKTKANVPARLVLWDGQQHDFGQFAAPQVTLHVKSATALPYLLEPSLDNLGEAYVKGKIDIEGKLSDIINVGYELARNTVTSAGKLARVRRYFNHSKASDKKAIQYHYDVSNEFYKLWLDENMVYSCAYFENGNEDLATAQIKKIDHILTKIQLQPGQRLLDIGCGWGALVLRAAQKFGAKCVGVTLSQNQFDLATARVRAAGLESQIEIRLQDYRDVQGQFDRITSVGMFEHVGRKNLPGYFERIRDLLVDDGIAMNHGITSSDADSGETALGGGEFIDRYVFPDGELPHISLALEAMQRGGLEAVDVESLRRHYAHTLDIWAENFETHAEEARKLVDDEKFRIWRVYLAGCAYAFENDDVSIYQVVCRKAGRSAKTLPWSRRYMYDKPL
- the pdxH gene encoding pyridoxamine 5'-phosphate oxidase, translating into MTSLAKLRKNYSLGSLDVGDVDRNPFRQFDTWFKQAVDAQLPEPNTMTVATVDSRGRPSARIVLIKGVDERGFVFFTNYESRKGRELAANPYASLLFYWIELERQVRVEGRVVKTSAEESDGYFASRPLGSRIGAWASNQSQPIESRSQLETREREFSLQFGDQPPRPPHWGGYRLVPEAIEFWQGRPSRLHDRLLYTRSGENSDWQISRLSP